In Cellvibrio polysaccharolyticus, a genomic segment contains:
- a CDS encoding Trm112 family protein, whose translation MIDKKLLSILVCPVSHAPLEYREAQQELVCYASGLAYPVRDGIPVMLESEARQITLAEKEQQH comes from the coding sequence ATGATCGACAAAAAATTGCTCAGCATTCTTGTATGTCCTGTCAGCCACGCACCCCTCGAGTATCGTGAAGCACAACAGGAGCTGGTGTGTTACGCCAGCGGTCTGGCTTACCCGGTTCGCGATGGCATTCCGGTGATGCTGGAAAGCGAAGCCCGACAAATAACGCTGGCTGAAAAAGAGCAGCAACACTGA